The Portunus trituberculatus isolate SZX2019 chromosome 49, ASM1759143v1, whole genome shotgun sequence genome contains a region encoding:
- the LOC123499306 gene encoding uncharacterized protein LOC123499306, which produces MAPAPPASESKSPVADCEEDAAGEWTLVNRKKKRCYSPIPARTANPEPDQGHLKTASPEPDQGHLKTASFKPDQGHLKTASSKLDQGDLKTASSEPDQGHLKTASPEPDQGHLMAAMQMLMDQMSRLTQEVDGLKTQMQHHHDERR; this is translated from the exons ATGGCCCCTGCTCCCCCTGCTTCAGAGAGCAAGTCACCTGTGGCAGACTGTGAGGAGGATGCTGCAGGTGAATGGACACTGGTCAACCGAAAGAAGAAGCGGTGCTACAGCCCAATCCCAGCCCGGACTGCCAACCCCGAGCCGGACCAGGGAcacctgaagactgccagccccgagccagaccagggacatctgaagactgccagcttcaagccagaccagggacatctgaagactgccagctcCAAGCTAGACCAGGGAgatctgaagactgccagctccgagccagaccagggacatctgaagactgccagccccgagccagaccagggacatctgatggCAGCCATGCAGATGCTGATGGACCAGATGTCTCGCCTGACACAGGAAGTGGATGGcctgaagacacagatgcaacaccatcacgatgaacg gaggtag